A window of the Dunckerocampus dactyliophorus isolate RoL2022-P2 chromosome 19, RoL_Ddac_1.1, whole genome shotgun sequence genome harbors these coding sequences:
- the epb41l2 gene encoding band 4.1-like protein 2 isoform X12 — MTTEAGSETEVKENAEEKSAVQLDQSEKTTEGTQEVAATEGEERQTEKEKEKEGKGITRYLPTWFKKQKSQSQTSPTKEVPPTEEPTIKVSQEEAHIPEVNGHAEEVEEKEAVGPQQQQVKEKESHSNASADTEPAGEGKVESAQKSLEGTEETTKEGAKEEKKKEEVEKEGGQGQTFIFQSPLRLVRKNKMKLVVCHVTLLDGSDFTCEVEKRAKGLFLFFKVCEHLNLLEKDYFGLTYKDHHEQKCWLDSTKEIKRQIRSNNWQFAFNVKFYPPDPSLLSEDITRYLLCLQLREDVASGRLPCSFVTHALLGSYTLQAELGDYEPDQPRPLDYISQLTFAPNQSKEMEEKILELHKSHKGMTPAQADCQFLENAKKLSMYGVDLHHAKDCEGVDIMLGVCANGLLVYKDRLRINRFAWPKILKISYKRNNFYIKIRPGETEQFESTVGFKLQNHRSAKRLWKVCVENHSFFRLNAAEQPTKARFLTLGSKFRYSGRTQNQTRLASTLIDRPAPAFERTSSKRISRSLDGAPMISITDTSREAENGREPHLELHSDSKVKEADLSPGSVEATPAQSPVRVRGDNIYVRHSKLMLEDHDKTQEEVLKHQASVSELKRSFMEAPPPSPPQLNLWEKRLTSSPAMATRVQQQTVVPETEASAAAAANGDAKEPAKPPVVKTEMVTISDTFAAQKTEIATKEVPIVHTETKTITYEAAQLDGSGDGEPGVLMTAQTITSESLCTTTTTHITKTLKGGLSETRIEKRIVITGDCDIDHDQALAQAIKEAKEQHPDMSVTRVVVHKETELAEEDD, encoded by the exons atgacaacagagGCAGGCTCCGAGACGGAGGTGAAGGAGAACGCGGAGGAAAAGTCAGCTGTCCAGCTCGACCAATCGGAGAAGACCACAGAGGGGACCCAGGAAGTGGCCGCCACCGAGGGAGAGGAGAGGCAGacagagaaggagaaggagaaagagGGCAAAGGAATCACTCGCTACCTGCCAACATGGTTTAAGAAGCAGAAGTCTCAAAGCCAG ACCTCCCCAACCAAGGAGGTCCCACCCACAGAGGAGCCTACCATCAAGGTGAGCCAGGAGGAAGCGCACATCCCAGAGGTCAACGGGCACGCAGAGGAAGTAGAAGAGAAGGAAGCGGTCGGTCCACAGCAGCAGCAAGTGAAGGAAAAAGAGTCTCACTCCAACGCGAGCGCCGACACAGAG CCTGCCGGGGAAGGAAAAGTGGAAAGCGCCCAGAAAAGTCTAGAGGGGACAGAGGAAACGACTAAAGAAGGAGctaaggaggagaagaagaaggaggaggtaGAAAAGGAGGGAGGCCAAGGCCAAACTTTCATTTTCCAGTCGCCGCTCCGTTTGGTGAGGAAGAACAAGATGAAGCTGGTGGTGTGTCACGTGACCCTGCTGGACGGGTCGGACTTCACCTGCGAGGTGGAG AAACGTGCCAAGGGCCTGTTCTTATTCTTCAAGGTGTGCGAGCATCTTAATCTGCTGGAGAAAGACTACTTTGGTCTGACTTACAAGGACCACCATGAGCAGaag TGTTGGTTGGATTCCACCAAGGAAATCAAGAGACAGATCCGCA GTAACAACTGGCAGTTTGCATTCAACGTCAAGTTTTACCCACCTGACCCCTCGCTGCTGTCTGAAGACATCACAAG GTACCTGTTGTGTCTGCAGCTACGTGAAGATGTGGCGTCAGGTCGACTCCCCTGCTCCTTTGTCACTCACGCTCTGCTGGGCTCGTACACACTGCAG GCAGAATTGGGTGACTACGAACCCGACCAACCTCGTCCTCTGGACTACATCAGCCAGCTGACTTTTGCCCCCAATCAGAGCAAAGAGATGGAGGAGAAGATTCTGGAGCTCCACAAGTCCCACAA GGGAATGACACCAGCACAGGCCGACTGCCAATTTCTAGAAAATGCCAAGAAGTTGTCCATGTACGGGGTCGACCTGCACCACGCCAAG GATTGTGAGGGCGTGGACATCATGCTGGGGGTGTGCGCTAATGGACTCCTGGTCTACAAGGACAGGCTGCGGATAAATCGCTTTGCCTGGCCCAAAATACTCAAGATTTCGTACAAGAGGAACAACTTCTACATCAAGATCAGACCAGGAGAG ACGGAGCAGTTTGAGAGCACAGTGGGATTCAAACTCCAGAACCATCGATCGGCCAAAAGGCTGTGGAAGGTCTGCGTGGAGAACCACAGTTTCTTCAG ACTCAACGCCGCAGAACAACCCACCAAGGCCCGCTTCTTGACTCTGGGCTCCAAGTTCCGTTACAGCGGACGCACGCAGAACCAAACGCGCCTGGCCAGCACGCTCATAGACCGCCCCGCCCCTGCTTTTGAACGCACCTCGTCAAAACGCATCAGCCGTAGTTTAGATggag CTCCGATGATCAGCATCACAGATACCAGCAGGGAGGCTGAGAACGGACGCGAGCCCCACCTGGAGCTCCACTCTGACTCCAAG GTGAAGGAGGCAGATTTGAGCCCTGGCAGTGTGGAAGCCACGCCCGCCCAG AGTCCAGTGAGAGTGCGTGGGGATAATATTTATGTGAGACACAGTAAATTGATGTTAGAG GACCATGATAAGACCCAGGAAGAGGTACTGAAACACCAGGCTAGCGTTAGCGAGCTAAAGCGTTCCTTTATGGAGGCGCcgcccccctcccctcctcagCTCAACCTGTGGGAGAAGCGTCTCACCTCGTCTCCGGCCATGGCGACGCGTGTCCAACAGCAGACAGTG GTGCCCGAGACGGAGGCCTCCGCCGCCGCAGCTGCTAACGGCGACGCCAAAGAACCCGCCAAG CCGCCTGTGGTAAAGACAGAAATGGTGACAATATCAGACACGTTTGCGGCGCAGAAAACCGAGATAGCCACCAAGGAGGTGCCCATCGTACATACGGAAACCAAGACCATCACATACGAAGCCGCACAG CTGGATGGAAGTGGAGACGGAGAGCCTGGAGTGCTGATGACCGCTCAGACAATCACCTCGGAATCTCTgtgcaccaccaccaccacgcaCATCACCAag
- the epb41l2 gene encoding band 4.1-like protein 2 isoform X9: protein MTTEAGSETEVKENAEEKSAVQLDQSEKTTEGTQEVAATEGEERQTEKEKEKEGKGITRYLPTWFKKQKSQSQTSPTKEVPPTEEPTIKVSQEEAHIPEVNGHAEEVEEKEAVGPQQQQVKEKESHSNASADTEPAGEGKVESAQKSLEGTEETTKEGAKEEKKKEEVEKEGGQGQTFIFQSPLRLVRKNKMKLVVCHVTLLDGSDFTCEVEKRAKGLFLFFKVCEHLNLLEKDYFGLTYKDHHEQKCWLDSTKEIKRQIRSNNWQFAFNVKFYPPDPSLLSEDITRYLLCLQLREDVASGRLPCSFVTHALLGSYTLQAELGDYEPDQPRPLDYISQLTFAPNQSKEMEEKILELHKSHKGMTPAQADCQFLENAKKLSMYGVDLHHAKDCEGVDIMLGVCANGLLVYKDRLRINRFAWPKILKISYKRNNFYIKIRPGETEQFESTVGFKLQNHRSAKRLWKVCVENHSFFRLNAAEQPTKARFLTLGSKFRYSGRTQNQTRLASTLIDRPAPAFERTSSKRISRSLDGAPMISITDTSREAENGREPHLELHSDSKVPETEASAAAAANGDAKEPAKTTEVEIEETVVVQEISKAPKAAEELQTQEVKDRDGAGLQKKHESVSSESESDEEAEYHPNVSVSISHTQIPEEKEEEEAEEEQGKKEKLTAASSPVEPEQAAAAVEEEEKQSSKEEEKKEVSTEEPMMTPDEASNGITSREEAASVAAEEEELPKVNGETSVVEARPQVICCSEPPVVKTEMVTISDTFAAQKTEIATKEVPIVHTETKTITYEAAQLDGSGDGEPGVLMTAQTITSESLCTTTTTHITKTLKGGLSETRIEKRIVITGDCDIDHDQALAQAIKEAKEQHPDMSVTRVVVHKETELAEEDD, encoded by the exons atgacaacagagGCAGGCTCCGAGACGGAGGTGAAGGAGAACGCGGAGGAAAAGTCAGCTGTCCAGCTCGACCAATCGGAGAAGACCACAGAGGGGACCCAGGAAGTGGCCGCCACCGAGGGAGAGGAGAGGCAGacagagaaggagaaggagaaagagGGCAAAGGAATCACTCGCTACCTGCCAACATGGTTTAAGAAGCAGAAGTCTCAAAGCCAG ACCTCCCCAACCAAGGAGGTCCCACCCACAGAGGAGCCTACCATCAAGGTGAGCCAGGAGGAAGCGCACATCCCAGAGGTCAACGGGCACGCAGAGGAAGTAGAAGAGAAGGAAGCGGTCGGTCCACAGCAGCAGCAAGTGAAGGAAAAAGAGTCTCACTCCAACGCGAGCGCCGACACAGAG CCTGCCGGGGAAGGAAAAGTGGAAAGCGCCCAGAAAAGTCTAGAGGGGACAGAGGAAACGACTAAAGAAGGAGctaaggaggagaagaagaaggaggaggtaGAAAAGGAGGGAGGCCAAGGCCAAACTTTCATTTTCCAGTCGCCGCTCCGTTTGGTGAGGAAGAACAAGATGAAGCTGGTGGTGTGTCACGTGACCCTGCTGGACGGGTCGGACTTCACCTGCGAGGTGGAG AAACGTGCCAAGGGCCTGTTCTTATTCTTCAAGGTGTGCGAGCATCTTAATCTGCTGGAGAAAGACTACTTTGGTCTGACTTACAAGGACCACCATGAGCAGaag TGTTGGTTGGATTCCACCAAGGAAATCAAGAGACAGATCCGCA GTAACAACTGGCAGTTTGCATTCAACGTCAAGTTTTACCCACCTGACCCCTCGCTGCTGTCTGAAGACATCACAAG GTACCTGTTGTGTCTGCAGCTACGTGAAGATGTGGCGTCAGGTCGACTCCCCTGCTCCTTTGTCACTCACGCTCTGCTGGGCTCGTACACACTGCAG GCAGAATTGGGTGACTACGAACCCGACCAACCTCGTCCTCTGGACTACATCAGCCAGCTGACTTTTGCCCCCAATCAGAGCAAAGAGATGGAGGAGAAGATTCTGGAGCTCCACAAGTCCCACAA GGGAATGACACCAGCACAGGCCGACTGCCAATTTCTAGAAAATGCCAAGAAGTTGTCCATGTACGGGGTCGACCTGCACCACGCCAAG GATTGTGAGGGCGTGGACATCATGCTGGGGGTGTGCGCTAATGGACTCCTGGTCTACAAGGACAGGCTGCGGATAAATCGCTTTGCCTGGCCCAAAATACTCAAGATTTCGTACAAGAGGAACAACTTCTACATCAAGATCAGACCAGGAGAG ACGGAGCAGTTTGAGAGCACAGTGGGATTCAAACTCCAGAACCATCGATCGGCCAAAAGGCTGTGGAAGGTCTGCGTGGAGAACCACAGTTTCTTCAG ACTCAACGCCGCAGAACAACCCACCAAGGCCCGCTTCTTGACTCTGGGCTCCAAGTTCCGTTACAGCGGACGCACGCAGAACCAAACGCGCCTGGCCAGCACGCTCATAGACCGCCCCGCCCCTGCTTTTGAACGCACCTCGTCAAAACGCATCAGCCGTAGTTTAGATggag CTCCGATGATCAGCATCACAGATACCAGCAGGGAGGCTGAGAACGGACGCGAGCCCCACCTGGAGCTCCACTCTGACTCCAAG GTGCCCGAGACGGAGGCCTCCGCCGCCGCAGCTGCTAACGGCGACGCCAAAGAACCCGCCAAG acgACGGAAGTTGAAATTGAGGAAACGGTTGTCGTCCAAGAGATTTCCAAAGCGCCCAAAGCCGCAGAGGAGCttcaaacacaggaagtgaaagacCGAGATGGAGCGGGGCTCCAGAAAAAGCACGAGAGCGTCTCGTCGGAGAGCGAGAGCGACGAGGAAGCGGAATATCACCCCAATGTCTCAGTGTCCATCTCCCACACTCAAATACCcgaggagaaagaggaggaggaggcggaagaAGAGCAGGGGAAGAAGGAGAAGCTCACCGCCGCTTCCTCCCCTGTTGAGCCTGAGCAGGCTGCAGCCGCTGTAGAGGAAGAAGAGAAGCAGAGCtcaaaggaggaggagaagaaggaagTGAGCACAGAAGAACCGATGATGACGCCCGATGAAGCTTCCAATGGTATCACCTCGCGTGAAGAGGCGGCGTCTGTTGCCGCGGAGGAAGAAGAGCTGCCCAAAGTGAACGGGGAAACCTCAGTGGTGGAGGCGCGGCCACAGGTTATTTGTTGTTCTGAG CCGCCTGTGGTAAAGACAGAAATGGTGACAATATCAGACACGTTTGCGGCGCAGAAAACCGAGATAGCCACCAAGGAGGTGCCCATCGTACATACGGAAACCAAGACCATCACATACGAAGCCGCACAG CTGGATGGAAGTGGAGACGGAGAGCCTGGAGTGCTGATGACCGCTCAGACAATCACCTCGGAATCTCTgtgcaccaccaccaccacgcaCATCACCAag
- the epb41l2 gene encoding band 4.1-like protein 2 isoform X11 codes for MTTEAGSETEVKENAEEKSAVQLDQSEKTTEGTQEVAATEGEERQTEKEKEKEGKGITRYLPTWFKKQKSQSQTSPTKEVPPTEEPTIKVSQEEAHIPEVNGHAEEVEEKEAVGPQQQQVKEKESHSNASADTEPAGEGKVESAQKSLEGTEETTKEGAKEEKKKEEVEKEGGQGQTFIFQSPLRLVRKNKMKLVVCHVTLLDGSDFTCEVEKRAKGLFLFFKVCEHLNLLEKDYFGLTYKDHHEQKCWLDSTKEIKRQIRSNNWQFAFNVKFYPPDPSLLSEDITRYLLCLQLREDVASGRLPCSFVTHALLGSYTLQAELGDYEPDQPRPLDYISQLTFAPNQSKEMEEKILELHKSHKGMTPAQADCQFLENAKKLSMYGVDLHHAKDCEGVDIMLGVCANGLLVYKDRLRINRFAWPKILKISYKRNNFYIKIRPGETEQFESTVGFKLQNHRSAKRLWKVCVENHSFFRLNAAEQPTKARFLTLGSKFRYSGRTQNQTRLASTLIDRPAPAFERTSSKRISRSLDGAPMISITDTSREAENGREPHLELHSDSKTTEVEIEETVVVQEISKAPKAAEELQTQEVKDRDGAGLQKKHESVSSESESDEEAEYHPNVSVSISHTQIPEEKEEEEAEEEQGKKEKLTAASSPVEPEQAAAAVEEEEKQSSKEEEKKEVSTEEPMMTPDEASNGITSREEAASVAAEEEELPKVNGETSVVEARPQVICCSEPPVVKTEMVTISDTFAAQKTEIATKEVPIVHTETKTITYEAAQLDGSGDGEPGVLMTAQTITSESLCTTTTTHITKTLKGGLSETRIEKRIVITGDCDIDHDQALAQAIKEAKEQHPDMSVTRVVVHKETELAEEDD; via the exons atgacaacagagGCAGGCTCCGAGACGGAGGTGAAGGAGAACGCGGAGGAAAAGTCAGCTGTCCAGCTCGACCAATCGGAGAAGACCACAGAGGGGACCCAGGAAGTGGCCGCCACCGAGGGAGAGGAGAGGCAGacagagaaggagaaggagaaagagGGCAAAGGAATCACTCGCTACCTGCCAACATGGTTTAAGAAGCAGAAGTCTCAAAGCCAG ACCTCCCCAACCAAGGAGGTCCCACCCACAGAGGAGCCTACCATCAAGGTGAGCCAGGAGGAAGCGCACATCCCAGAGGTCAACGGGCACGCAGAGGAAGTAGAAGAGAAGGAAGCGGTCGGTCCACAGCAGCAGCAAGTGAAGGAAAAAGAGTCTCACTCCAACGCGAGCGCCGACACAGAG CCTGCCGGGGAAGGAAAAGTGGAAAGCGCCCAGAAAAGTCTAGAGGGGACAGAGGAAACGACTAAAGAAGGAGctaaggaggagaagaagaaggaggaggtaGAAAAGGAGGGAGGCCAAGGCCAAACTTTCATTTTCCAGTCGCCGCTCCGTTTGGTGAGGAAGAACAAGATGAAGCTGGTGGTGTGTCACGTGACCCTGCTGGACGGGTCGGACTTCACCTGCGAGGTGGAG AAACGTGCCAAGGGCCTGTTCTTATTCTTCAAGGTGTGCGAGCATCTTAATCTGCTGGAGAAAGACTACTTTGGTCTGACTTACAAGGACCACCATGAGCAGaag TGTTGGTTGGATTCCACCAAGGAAATCAAGAGACAGATCCGCA GTAACAACTGGCAGTTTGCATTCAACGTCAAGTTTTACCCACCTGACCCCTCGCTGCTGTCTGAAGACATCACAAG GTACCTGTTGTGTCTGCAGCTACGTGAAGATGTGGCGTCAGGTCGACTCCCCTGCTCCTTTGTCACTCACGCTCTGCTGGGCTCGTACACACTGCAG GCAGAATTGGGTGACTACGAACCCGACCAACCTCGTCCTCTGGACTACATCAGCCAGCTGACTTTTGCCCCCAATCAGAGCAAAGAGATGGAGGAGAAGATTCTGGAGCTCCACAAGTCCCACAA GGGAATGACACCAGCACAGGCCGACTGCCAATTTCTAGAAAATGCCAAGAAGTTGTCCATGTACGGGGTCGACCTGCACCACGCCAAG GATTGTGAGGGCGTGGACATCATGCTGGGGGTGTGCGCTAATGGACTCCTGGTCTACAAGGACAGGCTGCGGATAAATCGCTTTGCCTGGCCCAAAATACTCAAGATTTCGTACAAGAGGAACAACTTCTACATCAAGATCAGACCAGGAGAG ACGGAGCAGTTTGAGAGCACAGTGGGATTCAAACTCCAGAACCATCGATCGGCCAAAAGGCTGTGGAAGGTCTGCGTGGAGAACCACAGTTTCTTCAG ACTCAACGCCGCAGAACAACCCACCAAGGCCCGCTTCTTGACTCTGGGCTCCAAGTTCCGTTACAGCGGACGCACGCAGAACCAAACGCGCCTGGCCAGCACGCTCATAGACCGCCCCGCCCCTGCTTTTGAACGCACCTCGTCAAAACGCATCAGCCGTAGTTTAGATggag CTCCGATGATCAGCATCACAGATACCAGCAGGGAGGCTGAGAACGGACGCGAGCCCCACCTGGAGCTCCACTCTGACTCCAAG acgACGGAAGTTGAAATTGAGGAAACGGTTGTCGTCCAAGAGATTTCCAAAGCGCCCAAAGCCGCAGAGGAGCttcaaacacaggaagtgaaagacCGAGATGGAGCGGGGCTCCAGAAAAAGCACGAGAGCGTCTCGTCGGAGAGCGAGAGCGACGAGGAAGCGGAATATCACCCCAATGTCTCAGTGTCCATCTCCCACACTCAAATACCcgaggagaaagaggaggaggaggcggaagaAGAGCAGGGGAAGAAGGAGAAGCTCACCGCCGCTTCCTCCCCTGTTGAGCCTGAGCAGGCTGCAGCCGCTGTAGAGGAAGAAGAGAAGCAGAGCtcaaaggaggaggagaagaaggaagTGAGCACAGAAGAACCGATGATGACGCCCGATGAAGCTTCCAATGGTATCACCTCGCGTGAAGAGGCGGCGTCTGTTGCCGCGGAGGAAGAAGAGCTGCCCAAAGTGAACGGGGAAACCTCAGTGGTGGAGGCGCGGCCACAGGTTATTTGTTGTTCTGAG CCGCCTGTGGTAAAGACAGAAATGGTGACAATATCAGACACGTTTGCGGCGCAGAAAACCGAGATAGCCACCAAGGAGGTGCCCATCGTACATACGGAAACCAAGACCATCACATACGAAGCCGCACAG CTGGATGGAAGTGGAGACGGAGAGCCTGGAGTGCTGATGACCGCTCAGACAATCACCTCGGAATCTCTgtgcaccaccaccaccacgcaCATCACCAag
- the epb41l2 gene encoding band 4.1-like protein 2 isoform X4, giving the protein MTTEAGSETEVKENAEEKSAVQLDQSEKTTEGTQEVAATEGEERQTEKEKEKEGKGITRYLPTWFKKQKSQSQTSPTKEVPPTEEPTIKVSQEEAHIPEVNGHAEEVEEKEAVGPQQQQVKEKESHSNASADTEPAGEGKVESAQKSLEGTEETTKEGAKEEKKKEEVEKEGGQGQTFIFQSPLRLVRKNKMKLVVCHVTLLDGSDFTCEVEKRAKGLFLFFKVCEHLNLLEKDYFGLTYKDHHEQKCWLDSTKEIKRQIRSNNWQFAFNVKFYPPDPSLLSEDITRYLLCLQLREDVASGRLPCSFVTHALLGSYTLQAELGDYEPDQPRPLDYISQLTFAPNQSKEMEEKILELHKSHKGMTPAQADCQFLENAKKLSMYGVDLHHAKDCEGVDIMLGVCANGLLVYKDRLRINRFAWPKILKISYKRNNFYIKIRPGETEQFESTVGFKLQNHRSAKRLWKVCVENHSFFRLNAAEQPTKARFLTLGSKFRYSGRTQNQTRLASTLIDRPAPAFERTSSKRISRSLDGAPMISITDTSREAENGREPHLELHSDSKVKEADLSPGSVEATPAQDHDKTQEEVLKHQASVSELKRSFMEAPPPSPPQLNLWEKRLTSSPAMATRVQQQTVVPETEASAAAAANGDAKEPAKTTEVEIEETVVVQEISKAPKAAEELQTQEVKDRDGAGLQKKHESVSSESESDEEAEYHPNVSVSISHTQIPEEKEEEEAEEEQGKKEKLTAASSPVEPEQAAAAVEEEEKQSSKEEEKKEVSTEEPMMTPDEASNGITSREEAASVAAEEEELPKVNGETSVVEARPQVICCSEPPVVKTEMVTISDTFAAQKTEIATKEVPIVHTETKTITYEAAQLDGSGDGEPGVLMTAQTITSESLCTTTTTHITKTLKGGLSETRIEKRIVITGDCDIDHDQALAQAIKEAKEQHPDMSVTRVVVHKETELAEEDD; this is encoded by the exons atgacaacagagGCAGGCTCCGAGACGGAGGTGAAGGAGAACGCGGAGGAAAAGTCAGCTGTCCAGCTCGACCAATCGGAGAAGACCACAGAGGGGACCCAGGAAGTGGCCGCCACCGAGGGAGAGGAGAGGCAGacagagaaggagaaggagaaagagGGCAAAGGAATCACTCGCTACCTGCCAACATGGTTTAAGAAGCAGAAGTCTCAAAGCCAG ACCTCCCCAACCAAGGAGGTCCCACCCACAGAGGAGCCTACCATCAAGGTGAGCCAGGAGGAAGCGCACATCCCAGAGGTCAACGGGCACGCAGAGGAAGTAGAAGAGAAGGAAGCGGTCGGTCCACAGCAGCAGCAAGTGAAGGAAAAAGAGTCTCACTCCAACGCGAGCGCCGACACAGAG CCTGCCGGGGAAGGAAAAGTGGAAAGCGCCCAGAAAAGTCTAGAGGGGACAGAGGAAACGACTAAAGAAGGAGctaaggaggagaagaagaaggaggaggtaGAAAAGGAGGGAGGCCAAGGCCAAACTTTCATTTTCCAGTCGCCGCTCCGTTTGGTGAGGAAGAACAAGATGAAGCTGGTGGTGTGTCACGTGACCCTGCTGGACGGGTCGGACTTCACCTGCGAGGTGGAG AAACGTGCCAAGGGCCTGTTCTTATTCTTCAAGGTGTGCGAGCATCTTAATCTGCTGGAGAAAGACTACTTTGGTCTGACTTACAAGGACCACCATGAGCAGaag TGTTGGTTGGATTCCACCAAGGAAATCAAGAGACAGATCCGCA GTAACAACTGGCAGTTTGCATTCAACGTCAAGTTTTACCCACCTGACCCCTCGCTGCTGTCTGAAGACATCACAAG GTACCTGTTGTGTCTGCAGCTACGTGAAGATGTGGCGTCAGGTCGACTCCCCTGCTCCTTTGTCACTCACGCTCTGCTGGGCTCGTACACACTGCAG GCAGAATTGGGTGACTACGAACCCGACCAACCTCGTCCTCTGGACTACATCAGCCAGCTGACTTTTGCCCCCAATCAGAGCAAAGAGATGGAGGAGAAGATTCTGGAGCTCCACAAGTCCCACAA GGGAATGACACCAGCACAGGCCGACTGCCAATTTCTAGAAAATGCCAAGAAGTTGTCCATGTACGGGGTCGACCTGCACCACGCCAAG GATTGTGAGGGCGTGGACATCATGCTGGGGGTGTGCGCTAATGGACTCCTGGTCTACAAGGACAGGCTGCGGATAAATCGCTTTGCCTGGCCCAAAATACTCAAGATTTCGTACAAGAGGAACAACTTCTACATCAAGATCAGACCAGGAGAG ACGGAGCAGTTTGAGAGCACAGTGGGATTCAAACTCCAGAACCATCGATCGGCCAAAAGGCTGTGGAAGGTCTGCGTGGAGAACCACAGTTTCTTCAG ACTCAACGCCGCAGAACAACCCACCAAGGCCCGCTTCTTGACTCTGGGCTCCAAGTTCCGTTACAGCGGACGCACGCAGAACCAAACGCGCCTGGCCAGCACGCTCATAGACCGCCCCGCCCCTGCTTTTGAACGCACCTCGTCAAAACGCATCAGCCGTAGTTTAGATggag CTCCGATGATCAGCATCACAGATACCAGCAGGGAGGCTGAGAACGGACGCGAGCCCCACCTGGAGCTCCACTCTGACTCCAAG GTGAAGGAGGCAGATTTGAGCCCTGGCAGTGTGGAAGCCACGCCCGCCCAG GACCATGATAAGACCCAGGAAGAGGTACTGAAACACCAGGCTAGCGTTAGCGAGCTAAAGCGTTCCTTTATGGAGGCGCcgcccccctcccctcctcagCTCAACCTGTGGGAGAAGCGTCTCACCTCGTCTCCGGCCATGGCGACGCGTGTCCAACAGCAGACAGTG GTGCCCGAGACGGAGGCCTCCGCCGCCGCAGCTGCTAACGGCGACGCCAAAGAACCCGCCAAG acgACGGAAGTTGAAATTGAGGAAACGGTTGTCGTCCAAGAGATTTCCAAAGCGCCCAAAGCCGCAGAGGAGCttcaaacacaggaagtgaaagacCGAGATGGAGCGGGGCTCCAGAAAAAGCACGAGAGCGTCTCGTCGGAGAGCGAGAGCGACGAGGAAGCGGAATATCACCCCAATGTCTCAGTGTCCATCTCCCACACTCAAATACCcgaggagaaagaggaggaggaggcggaagaAGAGCAGGGGAAGAAGGAGAAGCTCACCGCCGCTTCCTCCCCTGTTGAGCCTGAGCAGGCTGCAGCCGCTGTAGAGGAAGAAGAGAAGCAGAGCtcaaaggaggaggagaagaaggaagTGAGCACAGAAGAACCGATGATGACGCCCGATGAAGCTTCCAATGGTATCACCTCGCGTGAAGAGGCGGCGTCTGTTGCCGCGGAGGAAGAAGAGCTGCCCAAAGTGAACGGGGAAACCTCAGTGGTGGAGGCGCGGCCACAGGTTATTTGTTGTTCTGAG CCGCCTGTGGTAAAGACAGAAATGGTGACAATATCAGACACGTTTGCGGCGCAGAAAACCGAGATAGCCACCAAGGAGGTGCCCATCGTACATACGGAAACCAAGACCATCACATACGAAGCCGCACAG CTGGATGGAAGTGGAGACGGAGAGCCTGGAGTGCTGATGACCGCTCAGACAATCACCTCGGAATCTCTgtgcaccaccaccaccacgcaCATCACCAag